A single genomic interval of Daucus carota subsp. sativus chromosome 1, DH1 v3.0, whole genome shotgun sequence harbors:
- the LOC108207893 gene encoding DNA-directed RNA polymerases II, IV and V subunit 11, producing MNAPDRYERFVVPEGTKKVSYERDTKIINAASFTIEREDHTIGNIVRMQLHRDENVLFAGYKLPHPLQYKIIVRIHTTSQSSPMQAYNQAINDLDKELDHLKNVFEAEVARFS from the exons ATGAATGCCCCCGATCGATACGAGCGTTTCGTCGTCCCTGAGGGAACCAAGAA GGTTTCGTATGAAAGAGACACCAAGATAATCAATGCAGCTTCTTTCACTATCGAGCGAGAGGATCACACTATCGGGAACATTGTTCGCAT GCAACTTCATAGGGATGAGAATGTGCTTTTTGCCGGCTACAAGCTTCCGCATCCTCTTCAGTACAAAATTATAGTCAGG ATTCACACCACTAGCCAGTCTTCACCAATGCAGGCATATAATCAGGCGATCAATGATCTTGACAAGGAACTGGATCATCTAAAGAATGTATTTGAG GCTGAGGTGGCAAGGTTCTCGTAG